In a single window of the Halobaculum lipolyticum genome:
- a CDS encoding NAD(P)H-binding protein, translating into MRVLVTGATGFVGSRLVPALLAAGHEVVALVRDADRYDAPDGVRVLEGDLLAPDDVRLLTGPGETGAQPLGRWLAALDCDAAYYLVHSMGEDGDFAAADRRAATAFADAASAGGLDRVVYLGGLGEEDGESLSEHLRSRREVARILGEGEYDLTTLRAAVIVGAGSASFEILRQLAGRLPVMVTPRWVRTECQPIYVDDVIAYLVGVLDAPETAGGTYDVGGPDVLTYEEMLRRTRRALGGRLYVLPVPVLTPRLSSGWVRLVTDVPDDVVDPLVDGLRTPVVVGDDAIRAYVSVEPTPFDEALRLALDRDGDGAGRSGGAGSDPGVDPGVST; encoded by the coding sequence ATGCGAGTCCTCGTCACCGGCGCCACCGGCTTCGTCGGGAGCCGCCTCGTGCCCGCGCTGCTGGCGGCGGGCCACGAGGTCGTCGCGCTCGTCCGCGACGCCGACCGCTACGACGCGCCCGACGGCGTCCGGGTGCTGGAGGGCGACCTCCTCGCGCCCGACGACGTGCGCCTCCTCACCGGTCCCGGCGAGACGGGCGCCCAGCCGCTCGGTCGCTGGCTCGCGGCGCTCGACTGCGACGCCGCCTACTACCTCGTCCACTCGATGGGCGAGGACGGCGACTTCGCCGCGGCGGACCGCCGCGCGGCGACCGCCTTCGCCGACGCCGCGAGCGCCGGCGGACTCGACCGCGTGGTGTACCTCGGCGGGCTGGGCGAGGAGGACGGGGAGTCGCTCTCCGAGCACCTCCGCTCGCGCCGCGAGGTCGCCCGGATCCTCGGGGAGGGCGAGTACGACCTGACGACGCTCCGGGCGGCCGTGATCGTCGGCGCCGGCTCCGCGAGCTTCGAGATCCTCCGCCAACTGGCCGGCCGGCTCCCCGTGATGGTCACCCCGCGCTGGGTGCGCACCGAGTGTCAACCGATCTACGTCGACGACGTGATCGCCTACCTCGTCGGCGTGCTCGACGCTCCCGAGACCGCCGGCGGGACCTACGACGTCGGCGGCCCGGACGTGCTCACCTACGAGGAGATGCTCCGGCGGACCCGTCGCGCGCTCGGCGGCCGCCTGTACGTCCTCCCGGTGCCGGTGCTCACCCCGCGGCTGTCGTCGGGGTGGGTCCGCCTCGTCACCGACGTCCCCGACGACGTGGTCGACCCGCTCGTCGACGGCCTCCGCACGCCGGTCGTCGTCGGCGACGACGCCATCCGCGCGTACGTGTCCGTGGAGCCGACCCCGTTCGACGAGGCGCTCCGGCTCGCGCTCGACCGTGACGGCGACGGCGCCGGACGGTCCGGCGGCGCCGGGAGCGACCCGGGAGTCGACCCCGGGGTGTCCACGTGA
- a CDS encoding DUF6757 family protein, translating to MQCHYCDREAAYAAERGGVKVGLCESHFRDRVEELAESEGLEAIREQVDVTQTDRES from the coding sequence ATGCAGTGTCACTACTGCGACCGAGAAGCCGCCTACGCCGCCGAACGCGGCGGTGTCAAGGTCGGGCTGTGCGAGTCGCACTTCCGCGACCGCGTCGAGGAACTCGCCGAGAGCGAGGGACTCGAAGCCATCCGCGAGCAGGTGGACGTGACACAGACCGACCGGGAGTCGTAG
- a CDS encoding DUF7530 family protein, which produces MYESIVGALPGATLSKRAAIGLQIAVFEVGVLLFAWIYDLWSAVPAGTAAVGVAAVGSYFMLKLGGENRRLDVAESYYRLLFGSSIEVVLGVLAFVALVTHLFVTDPATVGGPSPAAALLPFDVATPDVPIVEDLFGPAPPAAVVFLALLVLWDLCYRIGTSWWTAVVSLYRELRLSPGPGTRLRFRRLDALNVGFALAQLALVPFIADRPVLLLAMCGHVVAVSVVSLTAIALSLRAE; this is translated from the coding sequence GTGTACGAGAGCATCGTCGGCGCGCTCCCCGGCGCGACGCTCTCGAAGCGGGCGGCGATCGGTCTCCAGATCGCGGTGTTCGAGGTCGGCGTCCTCCTGTTCGCGTGGATCTACGACCTCTGGAGCGCCGTCCCGGCCGGCACCGCCGCCGTCGGCGTCGCCGCCGTCGGGAGCTACTTCATGCTGAAACTGGGCGGCGAGAACCGCCGGCTCGACGTCGCCGAGTCGTACTACCGGCTGCTGTTCGGGTCGAGCATCGAGGTGGTGCTCGGCGTGCTGGCGTTCGTCGCGCTCGTCACCCACCTGTTCGTCACCGACCCGGCCACCGTCGGCGGGCCGTCGCCGGCGGCGGCGCTGCTCCCGTTCGACGTGGCGACGCCGGACGTCCCCATCGTCGAGGACCTGTTCGGTCCGGCACCCCCGGCCGCGGTCGTGTTCCTCGCGCTGCTGGTCCTGTGGGACCTGTGCTACCGGATCGGCACGTCGTGGTGGACGGCCGTCGTCTCGCTGTACCGCGAACTGCGGCTGTCGCCCGGGCCGGGGACGCGCCTTCGCTTCCGCCGGCTCGACGCGCTCAACGTCGGCTTCGCGCTCGCACAGCTGGCGCTGGTCCCGTTCATCGCCGACCGACCGGTGCTGCTGCTCGCGATGTGTGGCCACGTCGTCGCCGTCTCCGTCGTCTCCCTGACGGCCATCGCGCTGTCGCTGCGGGCCGAGTGA
- a CDS encoding PHP domain-containing protein has protein sequence MVAADLHVHTVVSDGQFTLDTLTAAARRAALDAVAVTDHDRIHPALDSPVSVRDGVTVVRGIELRVDTGPDGERVDLLGYGVGGEAAAPGAEDALRAECDRLQRDRRERGRRIVESVEEFLDVDLGLEPREGMGRPHVARAIHESDADYDYEGAFAHLIGDDGPCFVPRAVTPVDEGVELLRDACALVGLAHPFRYDDPDAALSLCVEHDLDAVERFYPYADAVADDPARVEALAREHDLLLAGGTDAHGEEVGVDGLDAPRWATVRDRLPEARR, from the coding sequence ATGGTCGCCGCCGACCTCCACGTCCACACTGTCGTCTCCGACGGGCAGTTCACGCTCGACACGCTCACGGCGGCGGCGCGTCGCGCCGCCCTCGACGCCGTCGCCGTCACGGACCACGACCGGATCCACCCGGCGCTCGACTCGCCCGTGAGCGTCCGCGACGGCGTGACGGTCGTCCGCGGCATCGAACTCCGGGTCGACACCGGTCCCGACGGCGAGCGGGTGGACCTCCTCGGCTACGGCGTCGGCGGCGAGGCGGCCGCGCCCGGCGCCGAGGACGCGTTGCGCGCGGAGTGTGACCGCCTCCAGCGCGACCGCCGCGAGCGCGGTCGCCGCATCGTCGAGTCCGTCGAGGAGTTCCTCGACGTGGATCTGGGGCTGGAACCGCGCGAAGGGATGGGGCGGCCCCACGTCGCCCGCGCGATCCACGAGAGCGACGCCGACTACGACTACGAGGGCGCCTTCGCGCACCTCATCGGGGACGACGGACCCTGTTTCGTCCCGCGAGCCGTGACGCCGGTCGACGAGGGAGTCGAGTTGCTGCGCGACGCCTGCGCGCTCGTGGGGCTGGCTCACCCGTTCCGCTACGACGACCCCGACGCCGCGCTGTCGCTGTGCGTCGAGCACGACCTCGACGCCGTCGAGCGGTTCTACCCGTACGCCGACGCGGTCGCGGACGACCCCGCCCGCGTGGAGGCGCTGGCGCGCGAGCACGACCTGCTGCTGGCCGGCGGCACCGACGCCCACGGCGAGGAGGTGGGCGTCGACGGGCTGGACGCCCCACGCTGGGCGACGGTCCGCGATCGGTTGCCGGAGGCGCGACGTTAA
- a CDS encoding lipoate--protein ligase family protein, whose translation MRVYRGRRGDRETDRAATAAMLAETGESGVPALRVWAPGRSLAFGRRDARADGYARATAAAREHGFPPVERSVGGRAVAYAASTLAFARAVPLADARTGLNDRYESAVGTLVAALRDAGADVERGEPPASYCPGDYSVRVAGGGKVAGIAQRVRGDSALVSGCVTVAERGPIRAVLRPVYDALAVPFDPDSVGSVARAGGPDDPAAVRDALEAGFVGDRDAEVRDVTDLSVDRDG comes from the coding sequence GTGCGGGTGTATCGCGGGCGCCGCGGGGACCGCGAGACCGACCGCGCCGCCACCGCCGCGATGCTCGCCGAGACCGGCGAGTCGGGCGTCCCGGCGCTCCGGGTGTGGGCGCCCGGCCGCTCGCTCGCGTTCGGGCGGCGCGACGCCCGCGCGGACGGCTACGCCCGGGCGACGGCGGCGGCCCGCGAACACGGCTTCCCGCCGGTCGAGCGCTCCGTCGGCGGTCGAGCGGTCGCGTACGCCGCGTCGACGCTGGCGTTCGCCCGCGCGGTCCCGCTCGCGGACGCCCGAACCGGGCTGAACGACCGCTACGAGTCGGCCGTCGGGACGCTCGTCGCCGCCCTCCGCGACGCCGGCGCCGACGTCGAGCGCGGGGAGCCGCCGGCGTCGTACTGCCCCGGCGACTACTCGGTCCGGGTCGCCGGCGGCGGGAAGGTGGCGGGCATCGCCCAGCGCGTGCGCGGCGATTCGGCGCTCGTCTCCGGCTGCGTCACGGTCGCCGAGCGCGGCCCGATCCGGGCGGTCCTCCGGCCCGTCTACGACGCGCTGGCGGTCCCCTTCGACCCCGACTCGGTCGGCTCCGTCGCGCGGGCCGGCGGTCCAGACGACCCGGCGGCCGTTCGCGACGCGCTGGAGGCCGGCTTCGTCGGGGACCGCGACGCCGAGGTGCGCGACGTGACGGACCTCTCCGTCGACCGCGACGGCTGA
- a CDS encoding DUF5786 family protein, whose amino-acid sequence MSMGAYDEDEHERREEKARLDTEFAEERSEYRGRVTYDSGDSTEALLDQFKTIKGE is encoded by the coding sequence ATGTCAATGGGTGCCTACGACGAGGACGAACACGAGCGCCGGGAGGAGAAGGCGCGTCTCGACACCGAGTTCGCCGAGGAGCGGAGCGAGTATCGCGGCCGAGTGACGTACGACTCCGGCGACTCGACGGAGGCACTCCTCGACCAGTTCAAGACGATCAAGGGCGAGTAG
- a CDS encoding DedA family protein, which translates to MPPWLESLLASEYALVVLFAVFVLEGAMLMYFMPSELIVPGSLLLFGHSVDTVVAVLAVAVLGATVGQTALFVVAQRGGREWLLQKRWFRVSEERLDRFDGWFDRWGQLVVPVSNSLLFTRGMLTVPAGLAEMDVRRFAALSAVGTLVFESALAALYVFGVDLLW; encoded by the coding sequence ATGCCTCCGTGGCTGGAGTCGCTGTTGGCCTCGGAGTACGCGCTCGTCGTCCTGTTCGCCGTCTTCGTGCTGGAGGGGGCGATGCTGATGTACTTCATGCCGAGCGAACTGATCGTGCCCGGCTCGCTCCTGCTGTTCGGCCACTCCGTCGACACCGTCGTCGCCGTCCTCGCCGTCGCCGTCCTCGGCGCGACCGTCGGGCAGACGGCGCTGTTCGTCGTCGCCCAGCGCGGCGGCCGGGAGTGGCTCCTGCAGAAGCGGTGGTTCCGCGTGAGCGAGGAGCGCCTCGACCGCTTCGACGGCTGGTTCGACCGCTGGGGGCAACTGGTCGTCCCCGTGTCGAACTCGCTGCTGTTCACCCGGGGGATGCTCACCGTCCCCGCGGGGCTGGCGGAGATGGACGTCCGCCGGTTCGCGGCGCTGTCGGCGGTCGGCACTCTCGTGTTCGAGTCGGCGCTGGCGGCGCTGTACGTGTTCGGCGTCGACTTGTTGTGGTGA
- a CDS encoding nuclear transport factor 2 family protein, protein MSPEATVRAYYRAIDDGEYDDLAALLAPGFVHDRPDRTLSGRASFVRFMREERPRTDTEHAVDAVYRRSRDDADGAGEDASDGDASDADASDADAAEVAVRGRLLDAADGTALFGFVDVFRVGESAGTDGRTGVVRLTTYTD, encoded by the coding sequence GTGTCACCCGAGGCGACCGTCCGGGCGTACTACCGCGCCATCGACGACGGCGAGTACGACGACCTCGCGGCCCTGCTCGCTCCCGGGTTCGTCCACGACCGGCCCGACCGCACGCTGTCGGGGCGGGCGTCGTTCGTCCGGTTCATGCGCGAGGAGCGCCCGCGAACCGACACCGAACACGCCGTCGACGCGGTGTACCGCCGATCGCGCGACGACGCGGACGGTGCGGGCGAAGACGCGAGCGACGGAGACGCGAGCGACGCGGACGCGAGCGACGCGGACGCCGCGGAGGTCGCGGTCCGTGGACGCCTGCTCGACGCCGCCGACGGCACCGCGCTGTTCGGCTTCGTCGACGTGTTCCGGGTCGGGGAGTCGGCCGGAACGGACGGGCGCACCGGGGTCGTCCGGCTCACCACCTACACCGACTGA
- a CDS encoding DUF5518 domain-containing protein, whose amino-acid sequence MTDWRAVAWGAAVFLVVAAFGTAIPVVGQIGAGLIGGAVAGYLAGGGVGNGAYHGLIAGSVTGVAYTLLFALLGGLFGLAGGGPLGGLVGGAGVLLVGALVTVLFAIDSAIAGAVGGALAE is encoded by the coding sequence ATGACTGACTGGCGCGCGGTCGCGTGGGGTGCGGCCGTCTTCCTCGTCGTCGCGGCGTTCGGCACGGCGATCCCGGTCGTCGGCCAGATCGGGGCGGGACTGATCGGCGGCGCCGTCGCGGGCTACCTCGCCGGCGGCGGGGTCGGCAACGGCGCCTACCACGGGCTGATCGCCGGCTCGGTGACGGGCGTCGCCTACACGCTGTTGTTCGCGCTGCTGGGCGGCCTGTTCGGGCTGGCCGGCGGCGGCCCGCTGGGCGGGCTGGTCGGCGGCGCGGGCGTGCTGCTGGTCGGGGCGCTCGTCACGGTGTTGTTCGCGATCGACTCGGCCATCGCCGGCGCCGTCGGCGGCGCCCTCGCGGAGTAG
- a CDS encoding DUF5789 family protein, giving the protein MRLNGTEDQLSTHEYPATSGELIDAYGDARIELQDGTDTVGAVLGRLGAETFHSADDVMMTLWGGVGHEAVGRRFYSDRDAPTVGENGPDPVSF; this is encoded by the coding sequence ATGCGCCTGAACGGCACGGAAGACCAGCTATCGACCCACGAGTACCCCGCGACGAGCGGCGAACTCATCGACGCGTACGGCGACGCCCGTATCGAACTCCAGGACGGGACCGACACGGTCGGCGCGGTACTCGGACGGCTGGGCGCGGAGACGTTCCACTCCGCCGACGACGTCATGATGACGCTGTGGGGCGGCGTCGGCCACGAGGCCGTCGGTCGCCGCTTCTACAGCGACCGCGACGCGCCGACCGTCGGCGAGAACGGTCCCGACCCCGTCTCGTTCTGA
- the serS gene encoding serine--tRNA ligase yields MISRQFLREHPEEVREGIRNKGVDVDLDRILELDEEWRELKGRGDTLRHERNEVSSKIGRLKQEGNEEEAQAAIDESQALKAELAEIEDRADELEDELHDAMLHLPQIPDDDVPVGDDEDENVEVRREGFDDLRDLPSEVTPHYDLGEDLDILDFDRGAKVSGGGFYFAKGEGAMLEHALIQFFLEVHREQDYTDVFPPIPVNSKSMEGTGQFPKFVEDAYRVGDENADEINDDDLWLLPTAEVPVTNMYRDEILLDDDLPVKHQAYSPNFRREAGEHGTETRGIVRVHQFNKVELVNFVRPEHSDERFEGLVAEAEEVLKRLDLPYRILEMCTGDLGFTQAKKYDIEVWAPGDDMADGPEQGGRWLEVSSVSNFRDFQARRAGLRFRPERHESAEYLHTLNGSGVAVPRVVVAILEYYQNDDGTVDVPEPLQPYMGGREVIEGSEKLGESAVGAGEKE; encoded by the coding sequence ATGATTTCGAGGCAGTTCCTCCGCGAGCACCCGGAGGAGGTACGCGAGGGGATCCGGAACAAGGGGGTCGACGTCGACCTCGACCGGATCCTCGAACTCGACGAGGAGTGGCGCGAGCTGAAGGGCCGCGGCGACACCCTGCGCCACGAGCGCAACGAGGTGTCGTCGAAGATCGGCCGGCTCAAACAGGAGGGCAACGAGGAGGAGGCCCAAGCGGCCATCGACGAGAGTCAGGCCCTCAAAGCCGAACTCGCCGAGATCGAAGACCGCGCCGACGAGCTGGAGGACGAACTCCACGACGCGATGCTCCACCTCCCGCAGATCCCCGACGACGACGTGCCCGTCGGCGACGACGAGGACGAGAACGTCGAGGTGCGCCGGGAGGGGTTCGACGACCTGCGGGACCTCCCGAGCGAGGTGACCCCCCACTACGATCTGGGGGAGGACCTCGACATCCTCGACTTCGACCGCGGCGCGAAGGTGTCGGGCGGCGGCTTCTACTTCGCGAAGGGCGAGGGCGCGATGCTGGAGCACGCGCTGATCCAGTTCTTCCTCGAGGTCCACCGCGAGCAGGACTACACCGACGTGTTCCCGCCGATCCCGGTGAACTCGAAGTCGATGGAGGGCACCGGCCAGTTCCCCAAGTTCGTCGAGGACGCCTACCGCGTCGGCGACGAGAACGCCGACGAGATCAACGACGACGACCTCTGGCTCCTGCCGACCGCGGAGGTCCCGGTGACGAACATGTACCGCGACGAGATCCTGCTGGACGACGACCTCCCCGTCAAACACCAGGCGTACTCGCCGAACTTCCGCCGGGAGGCCGGCGAACACGGCACCGAGACGCGCGGCATCGTCCGCGTCCACCAGTTCAACAAGGTCGAACTCGTCAACTTCGTGCGCCCGGAGCACAGCGACGAGCGCTTCGAGGGACTCGTCGCGGAGGCCGAGGAGGTGCTGAAGCGGCTCGACCTCCCGTACCGTATCCTCGAGATGTGTACGGGCGATCTGGGCTTCACGCAGGCGAAGAAGTACGACATCGAGGTGTGGGCGCCCGGCGACGACATGGCCGACGGTCCCGAGCAGGGCGGCAGGTGGCTGGAGGTGTCGTCGGTGTCGAACTTCCGCGACTTCCAAGCACGCCGCGCGGGCCTGCGCTTCCGCCCCGAGCGCCACGAGAGCGCCGAGTACCTCCACACGCTCAACGGGTCGGGCGTGGCGGTCCCGCGCGTCGTCGTCGCGATCCTCGAGTACTACCAGAACGACGACGGCACCGTCGACGTGCCCGAACCGCTCCAGCCGTACATGGGCGGGCGCGAGGTCATCGAGGGGAGCGAGAAGCTCGGCGAGAGCGCCGTCGGCGCCGGCGAGAAGGAGTAG
- the hemB gene encoding porphobilinogen synthase: MFPTDRPRRLRTDGVRSLVSETSLSASDLIAPVFVDATADERVAIESMPGHERVPVSEAVARVEEVLATGVEAVMVFGIPESKDAVGSRAYAEDGVVQRAVRDIAAETDAYVITDVCLCEYTDHGHCGVVEEHAAEDPTLTVQNDETLDLLSKTAVSHAEAGADMVAPSSMTDGMVGAIRDGLDASGFDAVPVMSYAVKYESSFYGPFRDAADGAPAFGDRRHYQMDPANRREALREARADVEQGADVLMVKPGLPYLDVVRDVREGFDRPVAAYNVSGEYAMLHAAADRGWLDLEATAHESLLSLKRAGADLILTYFAEDVAESL, encoded by the coding sequence ATGTTCCCCACCGACCGACCCCGCCGGCTCCGCACCGACGGCGTGCGGTCGCTCGTCTCGGAGACGAGCCTCTCGGCGTCGGACCTGATCGCCCCGGTGTTCGTCGACGCGACCGCCGACGAGCGCGTCGCCATCGAGTCGATGCCCGGCCACGAGCGCGTGCCCGTGAGCGAGGCGGTCGCCCGCGTCGAGGAGGTGCTCGCCACCGGCGTCGAGGCGGTGATGGTGTTCGGCATCCCCGAGTCGAAGGACGCTGTCGGGTCCCGCGCGTACGCGGAGGACGGCGTCGTCCAGCGCGCCGTGCGCGACATCGCCGCCGAGACGGACGCGTACGTGATCACCGACGTCTGCCTCTGTGAGTACACCGACCACGGCCACTGCGGCGTCGTCGAGGAACACGCCGCCGAGGACCCGACGCTCACGGTGCAGAACGACGAGACGCTGGACCTGCTGTCGAAGACGGCGGTGTCCCACGCCGAGGCCGGCGCGGACATGGTCGCGCCCTCGTCGATGACCGACGGGATGGTCGGCGCCATCCGCGACGGGCTGGACGCGTCCGGGTTCGACGCGGTGCCGGTGATGAGCTACGCGGTGAAGTACGAGTCGTCGTTCTACGGGCCGTTCCGCGACGCCGCCGACGGCGCGCCCGCCTTCGGCGACCGTCGCCACTACCAGATGGACCCCGCCAACCGCCGCGAGGCGCTCCGGGAGGCCCGTGCCGACGTCGAGCAGGGCGCCGACGTGCTGATGGTGAAGCCGGGGCTGCCGTACCTCGACGTCGTCCGCGACGTGCGCGAGGGGTTCGACCGCCCCGTCGCCGCCTACAACGTCTCCGGCGAGTACGCGATGCTGCACGCCGCCGCCGACCGCGGCTGGCTCGACTTGGAGGCGACCGCCCACGAGTCGCTGTTGTCGCTGAAGCGCGCCGGCGCGGACCTGATCCTCACGTACTTCGCCGAGGACGTGGCCGAGTCGCTGTAG
- a CDS encoding DUF5784 family protein → MARPLRFRYAPGSWSESRVRDDLYRPLDDNLGATERDPWFAPPPGFEARRFDMDDGSLALFCWTSDGDGPTGVGGGPGAYWLGNTETPSSLWRTEKYAFAEVPFPVTRWAEKELLAMLYEDEPWFEDFPHLAWYFLPVLCSKDGAGTTREFFREHAAGFPDADRFDALGFYEQFLATGVLDDDREEMASKLGTSEYLDLTRMTATMGEFDVARLLVNAGYDIEPEIEVTTDHVIDYRATRPDGTSTLVEVTRPVAPNRRSAGTPSAAVRDTVETKTSGQLEAHGGGITLFVDCSSFPDDDWFAVRGERPEVGHRPAVVFRSRPDGRTEAYKKGSVPLDLDAALEWV, encoded by the coding sequence GTGGCACGCCCGCTTCGGTTCAGATACGCCCCCGGTTCCTGGTCGGAGTCCCGGGTCCGCGACGACCTCTACCGACCGCTCGACGACAACCTCGGGGCGACCGAGCGCGACCCGTGGTTCGCGCCGCCGCCGGGGTTCGAGGCACGCCGGTTCGACATGGACGACGGGAGTCTCGCGCTGTTCTGTTGGACGAGCGACGGCGACGGGCCGACGGGCGTCGGCGGCGGTCCCGGCGCCTACTGGCTCGGCAACACCGAGACGCCCTCCTCGCTGTGGCGCACGGAGAAGTACGCGTTCGCCGAGGTTCCGTTCCCCGTCACGCGGTGGGCCGAGAAGGAACTCCTCGCGATGTTGTACGAGGACGAGCCGTGGTTCGAGGACTTCCCGCACCTCGCGTGGTACTTCCTCCCGGTCCTCTGCTCGAAGGACGGCGCCGGGACGACCCGAGAGTTCTTCCGCGAACACGCGGCGGGGTTCCCCGACGCCGACCGCTTCGACGCGCTCGGCTTCTACGAGCAGTTCCTCGCGACGGGCGTCCTCGACGACGACCGCGAGGAGATGGCGAGCAAACTCGGCACCAGCGAGTACCTCGACCTCACCCGCATGACCGCGACGATGGGCGAGTTCGACGTGGCCCGCCTGCTCGTGAACGCGGGGTACGACATCGAACCCGAGATCGAGGTGACGACCGACCACGTCATCGACTACCGCGCGACGCGCCCGGACGGCACCTCGACGCTCGTGGAGGTGACGCGGCCGGTCGCGCCCAACCGCCGCTCGGCCGGGACGCCCTCGGCGGCGGTGCGCGACACCGTCGAGACGAAGACGAGCGGGCAACTCGAAGCCCACGGCGGCGGGATCACCCTGTTCGTCGACTGCTCGTCGTTCCCCGACGACGACTGGTTCGCCGTCCGCGGCGAGCGCCCCGAGGTGGGCCACCGGCCCGCCGTCGTGTTCCGCTCGCGGCCCGACGGCCGGACGGAGGCGTACAAGAAGGGGAGCGTGCCGCTGGATCTGGACGCGGCGCTGGAGTGGGTGTAG
- a CDS encoding DUF367 family protein, with amino-acid sequence MDLHVRYEGDDDPDKCTARKLARFDLADLHRSDRATPYGVVLNPHAERALSPADADGDAAGTLVALDCSWESAGEAMFSLPGDHRALPYLVAANPVNFGRPMQLTTVEAFAAALCILGERDHAERVLAKFTWGETFLELNEEPLRRYGDCADSSEVVAIQQEYLDR; translated from the coding sequence GTGGACCTGCACGTCCGGTACGAGGGCGACGACGACCCCGACAAGTGTACGGCCCGGAAGCTCGCGCGCTTCGACCTGGCGGACCTCCACCGGTCCGACCGGGCGACGCCGTACGGGGTCGTGCTCAACCCCCACGCCGAGCGGGCGCTGTCGCCCGCCGACGCCGACGGCGACGCCGCGGGGACGCTCGTCGCGCTCGACTGCTCGTGGGAGTCGGCCGGCGAGGCGATGTTCTCGCTCCCCGGCGACCACCGCGCGCTCCCGTACCTCGTCGCCGCCAACCCCGTGAACTTCGGCCGGCCGATGCAGTTGACGACGGTGGAGGCGTTCGCCGCGGCGCTGTGTATCCTCGGGGAACGGGACCACGCCGAGCGCGTGCTCGCGAAGTTCACGTGGGGGGAGACGTTCCTCGAACTCAACGAGGAGCCGCTGCGGCGCTACGGCGACTGTGCCGACTCCTCGGAGGTCGTCGCGATCCAACAGGAGTACCTCGACCGCTGA